From a single Nitrospirota bacterium genomic region:
- the msrA gene encoding peptide-methionine (S)-S-oxide reductase MsrA, producing the protein MDTAAERKEAGAPREKLEKATFAGGCFWCMESPFDKLKGVVSTTVGYTGGHTEDPTYEEVSTGTTGHAEAIEIVYDPSQVSYTELLEVFWQLIDPTVRNRQFADVGSQYRTAIFYHTEEQKRLAEASKERLEQSARFTKPLVTEIVPASKFYPAEEYHQDYYKKNPFRYKLYLSGSGREDFLKMLWGKGPKK; encoded by the coding sequence ATGGATACCGCAGCGGAACGGAAAGAGGCCGGCGCTCCTCGAGAAAAGCTCGAAAAGGCGACCTTTGCCGGCGGCTGTTTCTGGTGCATGGAATCCCCCTTCGATAAGCTCAAGGGCGTGGTATCCACCACCGTCGGCTATACCGGCGGTCATACGGAGGACCCCACCTATGAGGAGGTCTCGACAGGGACAACGGGGCACGCCGAGGCCATCGAGATCGTCTACGATCCCTCGCAGGTTTCCTATACCGAACTGCTCGAGGTCTTCTGGCAGCTGATCGATCCCACGGTGCGGAACCGGCAGTTTGCGGATGTCGGGAGCCAGTACCGGACCGCGATCTTCTACCATACCGAGGAACAAAAGAGATTGGCCGAGGCGTCAAAGGAGCGGCTCGAACAGTCGGCCAGATTCACCAAGCCCCTCGTCACCGAAATCGTCCCGGCATCGAAATTCTACCCTGCCGAAGAGTATCACCAGGACTATTACAAAAAGAACCCTTTCCGGTATAAACTGTACCTCTCGGGGTCGGGGAGAGAGGACTTCCTGAAGATGCTGTGGGGAAAGGGGCCGAAGAAATAG
- a CDS encoding amino acid permease, with protein MGRKTVSRKEAVSGRAAMPRPTLSTTDAVSMIIGMVIGAGIFKTPSLVALNSGSEGAALTAWLLGGVLSFIGALCYAELTSTYPHAGGDYYYLRRAFGNSTAFLFAWARIMVIQTGSIALVAFLIGDYASGVARLGPYSSSVYAALIIAGLTALNVAGIQQGKRVQNVLTAAIMGGLVSVVALGLATAPAALPRGAPPVESSPVLGKAMIFVLLTYGGWNEAAYLSSELRGAKRTMVRVLFYGIGIITVLYVGINFIFMRVLGVAGTAASETVAADFMRYLAGESGAHFISLLVIVAALSTGNAATITGARSAYALGRDFSLFRFLGQWHERSGTPANALLLQGAIALALVLMGTGTRSGFTTMVEYTAPVFWFFFLLVGIALFVLRRKDPALARPFRVPLYPLTPIIFCAFCAYMLRASLAYTGIGALAGVAVLVSGLPLLLVARSHEKTSDRKGGPE; from the coding sequence ATGGGCAGAAAGACAGTATCCCGTAAGGAGGCCGTATCAGGCAGGGCAGCGATGCCCCGGCCGACGCTCTCCACAACGGATGCCGTTTCGATGATCATCGGCATGGTGATCGGAGCGGGGATCTTCAAGACCCCCTCGCTCGTCGCTCTGAATTCGGGGAGCGAGGGAGCGGCGCTGACAGCATGGCTCCTCGGCGGCGTGCTGTCGTTCATCGGCGCCCTGTGTTACGCGGAGCTGACCTCCACCTATCCTCATGCGGGCGGCGATTACTACTATCTCCGCCGCGCCTTCGGCAACAGCACGGCCTTCCTCTTCGCCTGGGCCCGGATCATGGTGATACAGACCGGATCGATCGCCCTAGTAGCGTTCCTCATCGGGGATTATGCCTCAGGGGTCGCGCGGCTCGGTCCCTATTCTTCCTCGGTCTATGCAGCGCTGATCATCGCCGGTTTGACGGCACTCAATGTCGCGGGCATACAGCAGGGGAAACGGGTGCAGAATGTCCTGACCGCCGCGATCATGGGAGGACTCGTCTCGGTCGTCGCCCTGGGGCTGGCGACCGCCCCTGCGGCGCTGCCCCGCGGCGCTCCGCCGGTGGAGAGCAGCCCCGTGCTCGGGAAGGCGATGATCTTCGTGCTGCTCACGTACGGGGGCTGGAACGAAGCGGCGTACCTCTCCTCGGAGCTTCGCGGCGCGAAGCGCACCATGGTGAGGGTCCTCTTCTACGGTATCGGCATTATAACCGTGCTCTACGTCGGGATCAACTTCATCTTCATGCGCGTGCTCGGCGTTGCGGGCACGGCGGCGTCCGAGACCGTTGCCGCCGACTTCATGCGGTATCTCGCGGGCGAGAGCGGCGCTCATTTCATAAGCCTTCTCGTTATTGTCGCGGCCCTCAGCACCGGCAATGCGGCGACCATCACCGGGGCCCGCAGCGCGTATGCCCTGGGCCGGGACTTCTCGCTCTTCCGCTTCCTCGGGCAGTGGCACGAGCGGAGCGGAACGCCTGCCAACGCGCTGCTCCTGCAGGGCGCGATCGCGCTGGCGCTGGTCCTCATGGGCACCGGTACGCGGAGCGGGTTCACCACCATGGTCGAGTATACCGCGCCGGTCTTCTGGTTTTTCTTTCTCCTCGTGGGGATCGCGCTCTTTGTCCTGCGGCGGAAAGACCCCGCCCTTGCGCGCCCCTTTCGCGTCCCTCTGTACCCCCTCACCCCGATTATTTTCTGCGCCTTCTGCGCGTATATGCTCAGGGCGAGCCTGGCGTATACCGGGATAGGGGCACTGGCCGGCGTGGCGGTCCTGGTCTCCGGGCTCCCGCTCCTGCTGGTGGCCCGGAGTCATGAAAAAACGTCTGACCGAAAAGGAGGACCGGAATGA
- a CDS encoding helix-hairpin-helix domain-containing protein has product MTETTTRVVNINIAAAPELAHLTMLGKERAEALVSYRNEHGSFKSWEDLHAVPGFSDIIIDDLKNSGATLGGIAEEGEQIHD; this is encoded by the coding sequence ATGACCGAAACCACGACCCGTGTGGTCAACATCAATATCGCAGCAGCGCCGGAGCTGGCCCACCTGACGATGCTCGGCAAAGAGCGGGCAGAGGCCCTTGTCAGCTACCGCAATGAGCACGGCTCGTTCAAGAGCTGGGAAGACCTGCACGCCGTCCCCGGCTTTTCGGACATCATTATCGACGATCTGAAAAACAGCGGCGCCACCCTGGGCGGCATCGCCGAAGAAGGAGAACAGATTCACGACTGA
- a CDS encoding c(7)-type cytochrome triheme domain-containing protein yields the protein MRPLQICFALFLSAAFFSAADAVPVGRTLEWKAGGSIVHFDGTLHAARGYGCSDCHPSPFLMKKTSARMKMAEINAGEHCGACHDDGEAFPAKRPENCIRCHTWE from the coding sequence ATGCGACCACTGCAGATCTGTTTCGCGCTGTTCCTCAGCGCCGCGTTTTTTTCCGCAGCAGACGCCGTTCCCGTGGGGAGGACGCTCGAATGGAAGGCGGGGGGCAGTATCGTCCACTTCGACGGCACGCTCCACGCTGCGAGGGGATACGGCTGCTCCGATTGCCATCCCTCGCCGTTCCTGATGAAAAAGACATCGGCCAGGATGAAGATGGCGGAGATCAACGCCGGGGAGCACTGCGGCGCCTGCCACGATGACGGAGAGGCCTTTCCTGCGAAGAGACCCGAGAACTGCATCAGGTGCCACACCTGGGAGTAG
- a CDS encoding copper resistance system multicopper oxidase, which translates to MLKEGYTTLRNSDLNGITRRDFIKAAGAGIFLAGVRFALPLPSWASPPGPEPGITGPKDRYDLTIAYAPLKIDGRTGTATAINGTVPGPLVHLREGDYVTLNVTNGLMDTEHASIHWHGVLVPFRMDGVPGVNFAGIRPGETYEYRFRLKQAGTYWYHSHSAFQEQTGTYAPLIIDPKDGEPFAYDREYTILLSDWSFESPDTIFRHLNLRSDYYNFQQRTLWDFFKDVGKRGLANTISERMAWGRMRMSPVDLLDVTASTYTYLMNGHSPAMNWTALFNPGETVRLRFINGSTMTIFDVRIPGMDMEVVMADGKSVRPVPVHEFRIGVAETYDVLVRPKEDRPFTIFAESLDRSGYTRGTLSPEPGLEAPVPKLRPRPVRTLEDIGMGGMADMGSGKMKHGGHAKVRHDPRVPGPNGPTPFKPDKGNTNVAMVVMNPRYRLDEPGIGLGDDGWRVLIYDDLVSTEPQPYSEIVDREMTINITATMERYMFSFDGKKFSEHPGPHLFRHNERLRLFLVNHTMMEHPIHVHGMWMQLENGADKLPFKHTVLTKPGEVLSVLITPIEKGDWAFHCHLLYHMEAGMAQIIRVA; encoded by the coding sequence ATGCTGAAAGAAGGGTATACGACACTTCGCAACAGCGATTTGAACGGCATCACCCGGCGCGACTTCATAAAGGCGGCGGGAGCGGGAATCTTTCTGGCAGGGGTACGGTTCGCGCTGCCTCTGCCTTCCTGGGCATCACCGCCGGGCCCGGAGCCCGGGATAACGGGGCCGAAAGACCGTTATGACCTCACCATCGCCTATGCGCCGCTGAAGATCGACGGACGCACGGGTACGGCCACGGCAATCAACGGCACGGTCCCGGGTCCGCTGGTGCATCTGCGGGAGGGAGATTATGTCACGCTCAATGTGACGAACGGGTTGATGGATACCGAGCACGCCTCGATCCATTGGCACGGGGTCCTGGTGCCGTTCCGCATGGACGGGGTGCCGGGGGTCAACTTCGCCGGCATCAGGCCGGGCGAGACCTATGAGTACCGGTTCCGGCTCAAACAGGCGGGCACCTACTGGTACCACAGCCATTCCGCCTTTCAGGAGCAGACCGGCACCTATGCGCCCCTGATCATCGATCCGAAAGACGGCGAGCCGTTCGCCTACGACCGGGAGTATACGATACTGCTCTCCGATTGGTCCTTCGAGAGTCCCGATACGATTTTCCGCCACCTTAATCTGAGGAGCGACTACTACAACTTCCAGCAGCGCACGCTGTGGGATTTTTTCAAGGACGTCGGCAAGCGCGGCCTGGCGAATACGATCTCCGAGCGCATGGCCTGGGGCCGGATGCGAATGAGCCCCGTCGATCTCCTGGACGTGACTGCCTCCACGTACACCTACCTGATGAACGGCCACTCGCCGGCCATGAACTGGACGGCTCTTTTCAATCCGGGCGAGACGGTCCGGCTGCGCTTCATCAATGGCTCCACCATGACCATTTTCGACGTTCGCATCCCCGGCATGGACATGGAGGTGGTCATGGCCGACGGCAAGTCGGTGCGGCCGGTCCCGGTGCACGAGTTCCGGATCGGCGTAGCCGAAACCTATGATGTCCTGGTGAGGCCGAAAGAAGACCGCCCGTTCACCATCTTCGCTGAATCCCTCGACCGCAGCGGCTACACCCGGGGCACCCTGTCGCCCGAGCCCGGCCTCGAGGCGCCGGTGCCGAAGCTTCGCCCCCGTCCGGTGCGCACCCTTGAGGACATCGGCATGGGAGGCATGGCCGACATGGGCAGCGGCAAAATGAAACACGGCGGGCACGCAAAAGTGCGGCATGACCCGAGGGTCCCCGGCCCTAACGGTCCCACCCCTTTCAAGCCGGACAAGGGCAATACGAATGTGGCCATGGTGGTCATGAACCCCAGGTACCGCCTGGACGAACCGGGCATCGGCCTGGGTGATGACGGCTGGCGAGTCCTTATCTACGACGACCTCGTCTCCACCGAGCCGCAGCCCTACTCCGAAATCGTCGACCGGGAGATGACGATCAATATCACCGCCACCATGGAGCGGTACATGTTCTCCTTCGATGGCAAAAAATTCAGCGAGCACCCCGGCCCCCACCTTTTCCGGCACAACGAACGGCTCCGCCTTTTCCTGGTCAATCACACCATGATGGAGCACCCCATACACGTGCACGGCATGTGGATGCAGCTCGAAAACGGCGCGGACAAGCTGCCGTTCAAGCACACGGTTCTGACCAAACCCGGCGAGGTGCTTTCGGTTTTGATCACGCCGATCGAGAAGGGGGACTGGGCCTTCCATTGCCACCTGCTCTACCACATGGAAGCCGGCATGGCCCAGATCATCCGGGTCGCCTGA
- a CDS encoding HAMP domain-containing sensor histidine kinase: protein MKGRIMGGQKRTCAAGAIVLSALAITYLHYVTIPEIHALHNIYRELYYIPVLLGALVFGLKGAVGAYILCAVLYLPYVFLADWTGSPLHEADRLLHFLFTGLFASLAGFLIDRERRQRRELQREHDLATIGRVATTIVHDLKTPLITVHGFARRIRDGKGDVLSAAREILDAAQTMQRIVFDVLDFARPIRFELKEEDARSIVDKACQSCKEKAAVMGITLSAELPGYPVNVEVDRFYLERALVNLITNALEASGKGQAVLVRALHEEASLRITIKDEGTGMDDEALENIFVPFFTRKSKGTGLGMSLAKKIVEGHYGTIRITSREGAGTEAMITLPCKAAPLSLLSIPFTGRSARR from the coding sequence GTGAAAGGTCGTATCATGGGAGGACAGAAGAGAACATGCGCCGCCGGCGCCATCGTTCTGTCCGCACTGGCCATCACGTATCTCCACTACGTCACGATCCCCGAGATCCATGCGCTCCACAACATTTACCGGGAGCTCTACTATATCCCGGTGCTTTTGGGAGCGCTGGTCTTCGGCCTCAAAGGCGCTGTCGGCGCGTATATCCTCTGCGCAGTGCTCTACCTGCCCTATGTCTTCCTGGCGGACTGGACAGGATCTCCTCTGCACGAAGCAGACCGGCTCCTCCACTTCTTGTTCACCGGGCTCTTCGCCTCGCTCGCCGGCTTTCTCATCGACCGCGAGCGGCGGCAGCGGAGAGAGCTCCAGCGGGAGCACGACCTCGCCACGATCGGCCGGGTCGCCACTACCATCGTTCACGATCTGAAGACCCCGCTCATCACGGTCCATGGGTTCGCACGGCGCATCCGGGACGGGAAGGGAGACGTCCTCTCTGCCGCCCGGGAGATTCTCGATGCAGCCCAGACGATGCAGCGCATCGTCTTCGATGTCCTCGATTTCGCGCGGCCGATCCGGTTCGAGCTCAAAGAGGAGGACGCCCGCTCCATCGTCGATAAGGCGTGCCAGTCCTGCAAGGAAAAGGCCGCGGTGATGGGAATAACGCTCTCCGCGGAGCTCCCCGGGTATCCCGTGAACGTCGAGGTGGACCGGTTTTACCTGGAGCGGGCACTGGTGAATCTCATCACCAACGCCCTCGAAGCTTCCGGGAAGGGGCAGGCGGTCCTCGTTCGCGCGCTCCACGAAGAGGCCTCCCTGAGGATCACTATCAAGGATGAGGGGACCGGCATGGATGACGAGGCGCTCGAGAATATTTTCGTCCCCTTCTTCACGCGCAAGAGCAAGGGGACCGGCCTCGGCATGTCGCTCGCAAAGAAGATCGTCGAGGGGCATTACGGCACGATCCGCATAACCAGCCGTGAGGGAGCGGGTACCGAAGCGATGATCACGCTGCCCTGCAAGGCGGCGCCCCTGTCCCTGCTATCGATACCGTTCACCGGCCGCTCTGCGCGGCGGTGA
- a CDS encoding copper resistance protein B: MTTKTLAVLLFLALMPGAGLTAEGPSVPEAGPDIPKYAEDAREGPQKNFGVQFVHDNEVFAVFFGDRLEYQTREGKELLLWDVQAWVGADYNKLWLKSEGTWLIDDEKVDEAQVELFYSRTISPFWDLQLGIRHDFKPDPDRTFAAFGVQGLAPNWFEVEATAYVSEDGDVSAAVEAEYDLFLGQRLILQLRFEVGLAAQDVEKYGTGQGITDIELGARLRYELRREFAPYIGVSWSRKIGETASLARAAGNDTGSVSFVAGIRIWF; this comes from the coding sequence ATGACGACCAAGACACTAGCGGTGCTTTTGTTCCTCGCGCTCATGCCCGGTGCAGGGCTGACCGCCGAAGGGCCTTCTGTCCCTGAAGCGGGCCCGGACATCCCTAAATATGCCGAAGACGCCCGGGAGGGACCGCAGAAAAACTTCGGGGTCCAGTTCGTCCACGACAATGAAGTGTTCGCGGTTTTTTTCGGCGACCGCCTCGAGTATCAGACCCGGGAGGGAAAGGAGCTGCTGCTCTGGGATGTGCAGGCGTGGGTCGGCGCGGATTACAACAAGCTGTGGCTCAAGAGCGAGGGAACGTGGCTGATAGATGACGAGAAAGTCGATGAGGCTCAGGTAGAGCTGTTCTACAGCCGCACCATCTCCCCGTTCTGGGACCTGCAGCTCGGGATCCGGCACGACTTCAAGCCCGATCCGGACCGGACGTTCGCGGCTTTTGGCGTACAGGGGCTGGCGCCCAACTGGTTCGAGGTGGAGGCGACCGCCTATGTCAGTGAGGACGGGGATGTTTCGGCGGCCGTCGAAGCGGAATATGATCTTTTCCTCGGCCAGCGGCTTATCCTGCAGCTGCGGTTCGAAGTAGGCCTCGCAGCTCAGGATGTCGAAAAGTACGGTACCGGCCAGGGCATAACCGATATCGAGCTCGGCGCCCGGCTGCGCTATGAGCTCCGCCGGGAATTCGCCCCGTATATCGGCGTTTCCTGGAGCCGGAAGATTGGGGAGACGGCATCTCTGGCGAGAGCCGCGGGTAACGACACCGGGTCCGTTTCATTCGTGGCCGGCATAAGGATATGGTTTTAA
- a CDS encoding Trm112 family protein has product MALSKELLDILACPKCKGDLVYREAAADDQSGAEAALICDACKLLYPVREGIPVMLIDEAGAL; this is encoded by the coding sequence ATGGCGCTGTCAAAAGAACTGCTCGATATACTCGCCTGCCCGAAATGCAAGGGCGACCTTGTTTACCGCGAAGCGGCAGCGGACGACCAGAGCGGAGCTGAAGCTGCGCTGATCTGCGATGCCTGCAAGCTCCTCTACCCGGTCAGGGAGGGCATCCCCGTAATGCTCATCGACGAAGCGGGCGCGTTATAG
- a CDS encoding ABC transporter substrate-binding protein, with protein sequence MQQRMATRSAALVAFVLLCFGYVPAAGAGEATEQVRQTVEQIRSVFKDRDLNKPEKKKQRNARLRTIVEGRFDFEEMSKRSLGLHWSKRTPEEQREFVSLYKDLLEDVYLRKLEQHESKIKEHVEDKVVYLDERTEGSYALVRTAVVTKGGKEVRLDYRLLRKNEKWEVYDVYIEGVSLVNNYRKQFSQIIRSGSYEDLLKRLRAKSFKEPEEKP encoded by the coding sequence ATGCAGCAGAGAATGGCGACCAGGAGTGCGGCGCTCGTTGCGTTCGTTCTGCTCTGCTTCGGGTATGTCCCGGCTGCAGGGGCCGGGGAGGCTACCGAACAGGTCCGGCAGACGGTTGAACAGATCCGGAGCGTCTTCAAGGACAGGGACCTCAACAAACCGGAAAAGAAGAAACAGCGCAATGCCCGGCTCCGTACCATTGTGGAGGGGAGATTCGATTTCGAGGAGATGTCGAAACGGTCACTGGGCCTCCATTGGAGCAAGAGGACGCCGGAGGAGCAGCGCGAATTCGTCTCCCTCTACAAAGACCTGCTCGAAGATGTCTACCTGCGCAAGCTGGAGCAGCATGAGAGCAAGATAAAAGAGCATGTCGAGGATAAAGTAGTCTACCTGGACGAGCGCACCGAGGGCTCCTACGCCCTCGTCCGGACCGCCGTGGTCACCAAAGGCGGCAAGGAGGTGCGCCTCGACTACCGGCTCCTCAGGAAGAACGAGAAATGGGAAGTCTATGATGTGTATATCGAGGGGGTGAGCCTGGTAAACAACTACCGGAAACAGTTCAGCCAGATCATCCGCTCCGGCTCTTATGAAGATCTCTTGAAGCGCTTGAGGGCCAAGAGCTTCAAAGAGCCCGAGGAGAAGCCGTAA
- a CDS encoding DUF1622 domain-containing protein: protein MVLFQAVPDFHGIIKTFAYYIAILAEGIAVLFILAGIVGAVIVYLRRAVSGAAGYRALAASRRRLGYSLSLSLEFLIGADLLRTAISPSWEDIGRLAAIVGIRVVLNFFLMQELKHTGTEQPGEQ, encoded by the coding sequence GTGGTCCTATTCCAGGCAGTGCCGGACTTCCATGGCATCATCAAAACGTTCGCCTACTACATCGCTATCCTCGCCGAGGGGATCGCGGTGCTCTTCATCCTCGCGGGGATCGTCGGCGCGGTGATCGTCTATCTGCGGAGAGCGGTATCCGGCGCTGCCGGATACCGCGCCCTGGCTGCAAGCAGGCGGCGTCTCGGCTACTCCCTCTCCCTGAGCCTCGAGTTCCTGATCGGTGCCGATCTCCTGAGGACCGCCATCTCGCCTTCGTGGGAGGATATCGGGCGGCTCGCCGCGATCGTCGGGATCCGTGTCGTCCTCAATTTCTTCCTGATGCAGGAGCTGAAGCATACCGGGACGGAACAGCCCGGGGAGCAGTAG
- the gltX gene encoding glutamate--tRNA ligase: MGRSVRVRFAPSPTGHLHIGGARTALFNWLFARHHQGTFILRIEDTDTTRSTEEYIGAIIEGMTWLKLDWDEGPFRQTARFDLYRSYVERLLGEHKAYYCYCTPEELEQRRQEALAQGRTPKYDGRCRLLTEPMPGRAAAVRFKMPQEGQTAVKDLIKGTIEFDNSVLEDMIVLRSDGTPTYNFVVVVDDIDMKITHVIRGDDHVNNTPKQIHIYKAFGWEVPEFAHLPMILGSDKARLSKRHGATSVMAYKDMGYLPDALVNYLVRLGWSYGDQEVFTLEELVRYFSLESVGSSAAVFNPEKLLWLNSQYINNADAGELAELVVPFLVQEGVVTAGGELDRAWLARAVASLKERSRTLVELAGQMRYYLLDYVDIDPKAREKFLKPEALSLLAELSRMLSDLTDFTAPEVEKVFLALAEKHGVKLGAIAQPVRVALTGGTASPGIFEVIEIVGKDKVLKRLSRAASGG, translated from the coding sequence TTGGGCCGTTCTGTACGCGTCAGATTCGCGCCGAGTCCGACAGGGCATCTGCACATCGGCGGCGCACGAACCGCACTGTTCAACTGGCTGTTTGCACGCCATCACCAGGGGACGTTCATTCTCAGGATCGAGGATACCGATACCACCCGCTCCACCGAAGAGTACATCGGAGCCATTATCGAGGGTATGACGTGGCTGAAGCTCGACTGGGACGAGGGACCGTTCCGCCAGACCGCGCGGTTCGACCTCTACCGGAGCTATGTAGAACGGCTGCTCGGGGAGCATAAGGCCTATTACTGCTATTGTACGCCCGAAGAGCTCGAGCAGCGGCGGCAGGAAGCGCTCGCCCAGGGGAGGACCCCGAAGTACGACGGCCGGTGCAGGCTGCTCACCGAGCCGATGCCGGGACGTGCTGCGGCGGTGCGCTTCAAGATGCCCCAGGAGGGGCAGACCGCGGTGAAGGACCTCATAAAAGGGACCATCGAGTTCGACAACAGCGTCCTCGAGGATATGATCGTTCTCCGCTCCGACGGTACGCCGACCTATAACTTCGTCGTGGTCGTCGACGATATCGATATGAAGATAACCCATGTCATCAGGGGCGACGACCATGTCAACAACACCCCCAAGCAGATCCATATCTACAAGGCGTTCGGATGGGAGGTCCCCGAGTTCGCCCATCTCCCCATGATACTCGGCTCCGACAAGGCGCGGCTCAGCAAGCGGCACGGCGCTACGTCGGTGATGGCCTACAAAGATATGGGCTACCTTCCCGACGCGCTGGTCAATTACCTCGTGCGGCTCGGCTGGTCCTACGGAGACCAGGAGGTCTTTACCCTGGAAGAGCTCGTCCGCTATTTCTCGCTCGAGAGCGTCGGGTCGTCCGCAGCGGTGTTCAATCCCGAGAAGCTCCTGTGGCTCAACAGCCAGTACATAAACAACGCAGACGCCGGGGAGCTGGCGGAGCTGGTGGTCCCTTTTCTCGTACAGGAGGGCGTCGTCACCGCGGGAGGGGAGCTCGACCGGGCGTGGCTCGCCAGGGCAGTGGCATCGCTCAAGGAGCGGTCGCGGACCCTGGTCGAGCTGGCCGGCCAGATGCGCTACTATCTTCTCGATTATGTCGATATCGATCCCAAGGCCCGGGAGAAGTTCCTGAAGCCCGAAGCGCTCTCGCTGCTCGCCGAGCTGAGCCGGATGCTCTCCGACCTCACCGACTTTACCGCTCCCGAGGTCGAGAAGGTGTTCCTCGCCCTCGCCGAAAAGCACGGCGTCAAGCTCGGGGCAATCGCCCAGCCGGTGCGGGTCGCCCTCACCGGCGGCACCGCGAGCCCCGGCATCTTCGAGGTGATCGAGATCGTCGGAAAGGATAAAGTGCTCAAGAGATTGTCACGAGCCGCTTCAGGAGGATAA
- a CDS encoding RluA family pseudouridine synthase: MDRAREWYNNSMRIQSKDKFVVKTTVTTATNETVSDFLAARSGLSKTKVKEAMNKGAVWVRKKKSGLKRIRRATAALAPGDYLELYYDDKVLSAAPPQGVLLSDRQHYSIWLKPPGLMSQGTMYGDHCSLVRQAEVRFGPGRDTFLVHRLDREASGVMLLAHSREAAARLSELFRKHRIVKGYRVEVLGSLGKKGTKEIIELPLDGKPARTEYEVVRYRPESDTTEAKVVITTGRLHQIRRHFDMIGHPVMGDPKYGTGNKNTEGMRLTAVSLRFPCPFQDREVEFTAPEL; encoded by the coding sequence ATGGACCGGGCAAGAGAATGGTACAATAACAGTATGCGCATACAATCGAAAGACAAGTTTGTCGTGAAGACGACGGTCACGACCGCAACGAACGAGACGGTCAGCGACTTCCTCGCCGCCCGCTCGGGCCTCTCGAAGACGAAGGTCAAAGAGGCGATGAACAAGGGGGCCGTCTGGGTGCGGAAGAAGAAGAGCGGGCTGAAGCGGATTCGGCGCGCGACCGCGGCGCTCGCTCCCGGCGACTACCTGGAGCTGTACTACGACGATAAAGTCCTTTCGGCAGCACCGCCGCAGGGTGTATTATTAAGCGACCGGCAGCACTACAGCATCTGGCTCAAGCCCCCGGGACTGATGTCCCAGGGCACCATGTACGGCGACCACTGTTCGCTCGTGCGGCAGGCCGAGGTGCGCTTCGGACCCGGCCGCGATACTTTCCTCGTCCATCGCCTCGATCGCGAGGCCTCGGGTGTTATGCTCCTGGCGCACAGCAGGGAGGCGGCGGCAAGACTCTCCGAGCTCTTCCGGAAGCACCGCATCGTCAAGGGGTATCGTGTCGAGGTGCTCGGCAGCCTTGGCAAAAAGGGAACAAAGGAGATTATCGAGCTGCCCCTCGACGGCAAGCCGGCGAGGACCGAGTACGAGGTGGTGCGCTACCGTCCTGAAAGCGATACCACGGAGGCGAAGGTGGTCATCACTACCGGACGGCTCCACCAGATCCGGCGCCACTTCGACATGATCGGCCATCCTGTAATGGGCGACCCCAAATACGGGACCGGCAACAAGAACACGGAAGGCATGCGCCTCACCGCCGTCTCGCTCCGTTTCCCCTGCCCCTTCCAGGACAGAGAGGTCGAGTTCACGGCGCCCGAGCTGTGA
- a CDS encoding peptidylprolyl isomerase, whose amino-acid sequence MGRVPSGSRVKVHYTGRLDDGTTFDSSHGGAPIEFVFGEKDLIPGFEKAVGEMEVGERKTVTIPAEEAYGPHRDDLVVRVRREQLPKDISLERGMTLRLSQPGGKDMSVVIREIDDGTVVLDANHPLAGKRLTFEIELVSLS is encoded by the coding sequence ATGGGACGGGTACCGAGCGGCAGCAGGGTGAAGGTGCACTATACGGGGCGGCTCGATGACGGGACGACGTTCGACTCTTCGCACGGGGGCGCTCCGATCGAGTTTGTCTTCGGCGAGAAAGATCTCATCCCGGGCTTCGAGAAAGCGGTAGGGGAGATGGAGGTGGGTGAGCGGAAGACGGTCACCATCCCCGCTGAAGAGGCGTACGGACCGCACCGCGACGATCTCGTCGTGCGCGTGCGGAGAGAGCAGCTCCCGAAGGACATCAGTCTCGAACGGGGCATGACCCTCCGTCTCAGCCAGCCGGGCGGTAAGGATATGAGCGTGGTGATAAGGGAGATAGACGACGGCACGGTCGTTCTCGATGCCAATCACCCTCTTGCCGGAAAGCGGTTGACTTTCGAGATCGAGCTCGTATCGCTCTCCTGA